From the genome of Phycisphaerales bacterium:
TACCTGAACTACCCCGCCCCCCAGCCCGGCCGCTTCGCCGTGGTCTGGAACCTCTGCTCCTACGCCCGCACTGACCGGCTCTTCGTCAAGACCTACCTCAACCCCAGCCTCCCCACCGACGGCACGGCCGACGACCCCGCCCTGGTGGTCGACTCGGTCTGCGACCTCTGGCCGGGGGCCGAGTGGAACGAGCGAGAGTGCTTCGACATGTTCGGCATCCGCTTCAGGGGCCACCCGGACCTCCGCCGCATCCTGCTGTGGGAGAGCTACCCGGCCCACCCCCTCCGCAAGGACTACCCCGTCCGTGGGCGTGGCGAGCGCGAGGCGTATCGGGTGGTGGACCGCACCTCGTCGTAACGGGCCCGCGCCCGCTCCGTAGAAAGGGTGTCTGCCTATAGGTCCTATGGGACCTATACGACCTATAGGACCCACGCCCATGTCCAAGCGAATCAGCCTGCTGCTTCTCTGCGTTTCAGGGCTGCTGCTTCCCGCCTGCGAAGAGAAGCACGAAAGCCCCGAGGCCACCATCGCCGCGCTGCGGGCCAGCGTTGAGCAGGGGCGCGCCGACAAGATCCCCAACTACCTCTACGCCGACACGCCGGAGATGCGCAAGCTGCTCACCCGCTTCGGCAAGCTGCTCGGGAACCTCCAGAAGCTCGGCACCGCCGTCGCCACCAAGTTCCCCAAGGAAGTGGGGGAGCTGAAGGCTAAAGCCGAGGCCGCGGCCAAGGACGGCAAGTCCTCCAGCTTCCTGAGCCAAATGATGGCGCAGCAGCGCGGCGGCCGCCGCAACGTCGCCGTGCAGGTTGGCGGCAGCTCTCCGCAGAGCCGCGACAAGATGCGCGACGCGTTCAACGACACGATGAAGCAGCTGTTCGCCGACCCCTACGGCTGGATCCAGCGCAGCGAGCAGCGTCTCAGCACCGAGTTCCTGACCGATGAGTCGGTCGCCGTGCTGTGGGACGGCGAGCCCGTGCTCGCGCCCATTGGCATGGTGATGAAGCGCGACCAGCGCGACGGCAACTGGTACTTCGTCATCCCCACCAACATCCCGGGCATGAACCGCATCCTGCCCAAGAGCGAGCGCGAGTACCAGATCTGGGGCGGCCTGATTACGGTGTTCGACAAGATGATCGTGGACCTCACGAAAGAGGTCGAAAACGGCACGATCAAGTCGATCGACGAGCTCTCGTTCAAGGCCGGCGAGATGGCCTTCATGCCGGCGATGCTCACCGTGTACGCCTATACGCAGCTCAAGGACGCCGAGAAGAAAGAGGCTAAGGCCGCGGAGGCCAAAGCGTCCGCCCCGGCAGTCCCCGGCAAGTGACGCTGCTCAGCGGAAGAACCCGCCGCTGCCACCGGAGAACACGTCCCCGCCGCCCGAGAAGCGCCCGCTGCCCTGCGCCCCGTACGGCTGGAACACGAACCCGAAGCTCGTCTCGCCCGTGATGTCGTTGAACGACACGGTGACACCCAGCAGCATGCTGGAGAACCGCCGCCGCACCTCGACGACCGTGCTCTGGAAGCCGCCGCCGTTGACGTCGTACGTCAGGCCGACGGAGGCTGCGTACTTCTCCGTCAGGTCGTAGCTGCTGCCGAACACGAGGTACGTCGAGTCCTGCGGGTTGATGTACCGCGCATCCAGCATGCTGGTGAAGCCCGGCGCGTGCCGCACCAGCAGCCCCACGTTGCTCACCGCCTGCTGGTTGGCGTCGAAGTCGTACACCACGCCGCCCGCGATGCTGGTCGCGTCCGTCAGCCGAAGCACGGCGTCCACCACGCCGAACTCGCCCGCGCTGCTCAGTTCCGGCCGGTAGTCAAAGAACCGCGGGATCGGGCTTTTCCGCGTGGCGTCGTCGGTGCTGTACACGTAGTCGGTGCTCACCGTCAGCAGGTCCACGTTGTGCCACTGCCCGGGGCCGCCGCGCTGGGTCTGGAACGTCTGCGTCACGCCGATGCGGGCCATGCCGCCGTCGGCGAGGCTTTCCACTTCGTAGTCGTACGTGGGCAGGTCGCCCGCCTCGATGCTCGTGCCCGCGACCTGCACGGTCGCGTTGGGCTCAATCAGGTGCCGGATGCGGTGGATGTCCAGCAGTCGCGAGTCGACGTCGTCGTACACCCGCTGCACCGTGGTCGATAGCCGCACGCCCGCCGCGGACCACAGCCGCACGTTGTCGTCATTGTCCGGCGAGTACACCTCGAAGGAGTCATCCCACGCGGTCACACGCCCGACCGCGTACGGCATGATCTTGATCGGCCCTGCCTCGGTGGTAATGGCCAGTTCCTGGCGCGTGTCGCCCCGCGTTACGCCGTCCTCGAAGAGCCCTTGCCCGCGCAACCGGTCCGCGATCGACTGGTCGAAGTTGATGCCGAAGGCGCGCTGCGAGAGCGAGTTCCGCGTGAAGCCGCGGTCCCGTGCCTCCTCCTCATCGAAAACGAACTCCACCCGCCCGGCGCGGTACTCGTGCGTCCACGTCAGCAGGCCCGGTGAATAGTTCGCCAGCAGGTCGTCCGCCTGGCGCGCATAGAACGCCTCGGGCAGCTTGTTGACCGTGTACCCCTGGCTCTGCAGCAGCCACTCGTTGACCAGGAAGTCCTCGAACGTCGCCTTGGCCTGCAGCGACAGGTACGAGTTGTCATCCACCCGCCGCAGCGTTGCCCGATTCGTGAACTCCCGCGCGTTCTCCGCCATCTGCGGGAACAGCGCCGTCACCAGCGTGGCGTCGCTGATGGTGGAGGCTTCCGCGATCAGCGTCCACTCTCGATTGAACCGGTACCGCCCCTCGCCGACGATCAGCCCGCGGAACTCGCCGTCGTGGTTCAGGCGCGTGCCGGGCTTGAGGATGTCGGTGCCGCGGTCGCTGGGCAGGGTGTACGCGAACAGCCCGCCCTCGCTCTTCGCGGTATTCCACTTGAAGCGCCCGCCCACGCCCGCGCCGCGCTCGAAGTAAAAGTCCGTCAGCAGGTCCAGCTCGGTATCCCGCGGCCGCTCCAGCCCCAGCAGCGTGTACGCGTTCAGCGTCGCCCGCACGGCACCGCCGCTGCCGCTGCGGTTCTCCACCCGGAAGTCCTTGATCGGGAACTGCGACGGGTCGCCGCTGTACCGCGGCCAGTAGAACACCGGGATCCCCATCGCCTGCAGGGTGATGTTCCGCGCATCGACGATCGTCCGCGTGTCGGTCACCGGCCCTGGGGGCGCCGTGCCCTCGGCGACCTCCTCCGGGTCAGGTTCAACGATGTCGTCCTGCTTGGTGATGGTGACGCTCGTTGCGCCGATCGCGAGCTCGGGGTCGAAGAACGCGGTGTTGGTGAAGCGAGCGTCCTTCGCGACGAACTGGCGCGCCGACTCCTGCCGGATGCTCTTGGCACGCACGTACAGCGGCAAGCGCCGCTTCTCGTCGAACGTCCAGTACACCGCGTCGATCATCGCGGCCTTGTTCGCCCTGAAGTCGTAGTAGACCTGCGGCGCGTTCACGTGGTGAGTGCCGTCGCTGGCGAAGACCCCGCCCTCGAGGTACACGCCGCGGATCGCGTCCGCGCCCAGCCGCGCAAGGTCCGTGAGCTTCCCGGGGTCGCCGAAGACCACCGCTCGCTGCGCCCTCATCGTCAGCACGCGCCCGCGCGGGTCCTCGTACTGCACCACCACTCCGCCGGTGGCGATGACCGAGCTCTCCTCCGCCCCTCCCGACACCAGCACGCGGTCATCCGCCGCGATCGTGACAATCCCGTCGCTCGCAAAGATCGGCTCGTTCTCGGCCGTCTGGGGTGGACCGCCAATGGGTACCCCGCCGCTCCGCGGCGGCTCTTCACTCGGCCCGCTCACCTTCGGCGGCCCCCCCGCCGTCTGGTCTCCCGTCACAGGTGCACGCTGAGCCTGCTGATCCCCCGTCGGCTGCCCCGCTGGCGACGACGCCTCTGCCCGCCCACCATCCTGTCCTGTCACCCGCGGCCCCGGACGGGCCGTGCGATCGGGCACCTGTGGGCTCGATGGGCGCTGCCTGGCAGCAGTGGGGGGCTCCGAGCCGGCCTCCCCCGCCTCCGGAGGGCGCGAGTACGCCCGCGACTCAATCTGATCCGGCCGCAGCAGCGGCCCGCGAGGCGGCCGCACCGCCGTGCTCTTCCGTGAAAGCCGTGGCAGCAGCGCCGCGGCCGCGCTCGGCTCCGCGATGCCCAACTCCTTCCGCAGCGACTTCGCCATCGCCTGCTCACCGGCGCTCACGAGTGCCTCAGCCTCGCCCCGCCCCGGCGCCCGCTCGATCAGCAGGTCCGCCGCGATCTGCACCGGTCCTTCGACCTCAACAACACCCTTCACCGGCAGCCGTTCCGAGGCCATCGACACCCCGCCCGCCGGGTCGGCGGCCGAGCCCATCTCCTCGAAGTAGGCGAACACCTGTGTGGCGGGCCGGCCATCAACGACTACGCCCTCCATCCACACCGCGGCGCGTTTCGCCCGGAACGTGTACCCGGCGATCACCGCCCGCACGTCGCCCTCGATGATCAGCCGGCGCGTGGAACCCTCCGCCCACGACCACGCCCTGGTCCCCGCAAAGCCCAGCCGCCCCGCGACCGGCGCCTGCGCGAAACGCACGCCGGCGAACCCGCGCCCATCGATCCCGCTCGCGCGGTCATCCCGCGGCGCAACCTGCTGTGCTTGCACTGTTTGCGGCACAGCCGCACACCCGCCCGCCAGGGCCAGGAGCCACGAACCAACCACGAAATGCCCCGACCCGGTCCTGCGTGCCATGAGCCGCGATGGTAAGGACTTCCGCGCCGCCCCTCAACAACGCGGGAATTGTCGCAACAACCGCGCGCCCGCCACGGTAACCTCGTGCACGCGGCGAAAGCCGCGCAGGAGAAAGAGACATGCGCACCCGCATCGCCGCCATCGCGGCCGTCGTCGGCATTGCCGCCACCGTCCACGCACAGACCGAGGTCAAGTACCAGGTCTCCCGCGCCGGGCAGGAGAACTGGTCGTCCTCGCTGAGCGTCGCGCCCAATACCCCGGTCGACATCCGCGTGCTGGTCTCGTACAAGGGCCTCGCCCCCGCGCTTGGTCTTGGCTCCGTGATTTTCCAGCCCACCATCAGCAACTGGGTGAGCAGCGGCGCCGCCGATTCTCTGACCCCCATCAACGCGATCGGCTGGGTCACTGACGCCCCCAACACGTACGGCAAGATGAGCCCGTTCGTCCGCACCAACGGCACGCTCTCCACGCCCCAGGCCTACGTCGGGCACTCGCACAACATCAGCGGCACCAACTACCTCCGCATCGCGCTGCCGCACG
Proteins encoded in this window:
- a CDS encoding NADH-quinone oxidoreductase subunit C; this translates as MQDPVTRLDHPVFGVVKQAFPGKKFRAAEFRGQSTLVVEPQDAHEVLAFLKTDPRCDFNFLSDVGGVDYLNYPAPQPGRFAVVWNLCSYARTDRLFVKTYLNPSLPTDGTADDPALVVDSVCDLWPGAEWNERECFDMFGIRFRGHPDLRRILLWESYPAHPLRKDYPVRGRGEREAYRVVDRTSS